The Thermodesulfobacteriota bacterium DNA segment ATAACATGATGGTTGCTGCTCACGAGCTTGCTCATCATATCCTAGGTCTTGACGACGTATACGGAAAATACAAGGGTGTCCATGACGGAGTAAACTTTAATCCACTTCTGCCTTTTGAAAGTGACTGCCCTGAAGAACTAGGACCAGGTGAGGATTGTCAGAACCGTTTTGTTCACACGGCGCCTCATAAAATTTCTCTAATGACATATAAGACCGGTATGGATGTTGCCTCAACCCATCTAATGGGATTCCACAAGCTTCACTTGGGATGGGTCACACCTAAGATTCTGGAAGAAGAAGAGCAGTATGAGCTATACGATGTAAAACTTGCTGAACATGTATTTATTCTTCCAAGAAGGTTTGATACTGGACTTGAATATGTCCTTTTAGAAACCAGGTATAACCAAATTAATCAACAAGCGGAGTTTTATGACTACGGGATAATAGATAAAGGAATTTCCGTATATCATGTGGTTGAACCTGATGAGGGCTGTAAATCCCCACTAGGTGCAACTGACTCCAGCTGTAAACCTCTCAAAGCTCCTGCCTGCATGCCAACTAACATTTGGTTCGATAAGCATGCAAGCAACTTTGTAAGAGTAGGAGTTCGATTAATACAGCCAGACATGATCCACTACTGGGATGACACTTCATTCCCAGCGGGAGATGATTACACCGGGTTTAGTGTAACTATGTTTGATAGCGGCGATCAGCTACTTGATAATGCAGCTGTAGCATGTCCAGCAAATATGGCAGAGAAAATGCCGGATGACACATTCCCAATCCCATCCTTATTATGGGTAGATGGAAAGTCTAGCGGCTATAGAATAAAAAACATAATAAACACTAGCCCAAGCTATAAGTTTGATCTTGAAAACGATAACTTGTAATTACAAATTACCGCCAAACCCCATCATTACCCCCGGTTCTCTTAACCCTCTTTAGGAGAGCCGGGGATTTTTTATTTTAGAAACATTCTCAGAAAATGAACCTTTCTAAGCGCTGGAGTTACTTACTATTCAAAATCAAGTTTAGGAGGCATTGAAATGAACGACTTTGTAACTTTCGCAAAACAATTAATGGTTTTTGGAGTAATTCTATGTATATGTGTTGCTGGGATAAAACCCTCGCTTGCTAAATATACTGCAAATAATCAAACTCAAAATATTAAGTCTGCAAAGATTGCACTTCCAGACTTAAGCACGCATCCGGGTATTGAAGTGGCTGGTTTGCAGGCAAACTGGGGAGACACAATTATTATAGATGCAAGCCTAGCTACAGGATCCCATAATGGAATGTGCGTGTTTCCATACAAAGTGGATATATGGAATCTTGGAACAGCGCACACCGGGGCATTTGAGTACAGATTAAAGTCAGGAACATGGTCCATACTTGAAGGGCATCCTGGTCTTGCTGCGGGCGGATTTACTCAAGCGCAGGGCCACATTGGTCTAAAACCCGGAAAGCAGAAAGTACTCGTAGGCC contains these protein-coding regions:
- a CDS encoding CARDB domain-containing protein, which encodes MNDFVTFAKQLMVFGVILCICVAGIKPSLAKYTANNQTQNIKSAKIALPDLSTHPGIEVAGLQANWGDTIIIDASLATGSHNGMCVFPYKVDIWNLGTAHTGAFEYRLKSGTWSILEGHPGLAAGGFTQAQGHIGLKPGKQKVLVGLDNMNQIAELNENNNISQAVTVKLKGNCLSVKPYFKSKSAKNMKSFSKYK